GGTAAATGCGAATACCATCGCCCAGTGCGAATATGGCCTGCCCTTCACCGCGGCATTGCAGAAAGATAACTTCTTTGGTGTGCAGTTCCACCCAGAGCGTTCCGGCAAAGCAGGCGCACAGCTGCTGAAAAATTTCCTGGAGATGTGATGATTATTCCGGCTTTAGATTTAATCGACGGCAAAGTGGTGCGCCTGCATCAGGGTGACTACGGTCAGCAACGTGATTACGGTAGCGACCCGTTGCCACGCCTGCAAGATTATGAACGGCAGGGCGCGCAGGTGCTGCATCTGGTGGATTTGACCGGGGCGAAAGATCCCGCCAAACGCCAGATCCCGTTGTTGCAGACCTTACTGCGCGGCGTGAGCGTGCCGGTGCAGGTCGGCGGCGGTATCCGTAACCGTGAAGATGTTGCGGCGCTACTTGCGGCGGGTGCCAGCCGTGTGGTGGTGGGTTCCACCGCAGTGAAGCAACCGGAAGAGGTAAAAAGCTGGTTCCGCGAATTTGGTGCCGATGCCATTGTGCTGGCGCTGGATGTGCGCATCGATGCTGATAATCGCAAGGAAGTGGCAATCAGCGGCTGGCAGGAAGCAGCCGGTGTCACGCTGGAAGAAGTGATTGGCTGGTTCCAGCCGGTGGGGCTGAAACACGTACTGTGCACCGATATTTCGCGCGATGGCACGCTAAGCGGCTCCAATGTCGCCCTGTATCAGGAAGTCTCTGCGGCATTCCCGGACATCGCATTTCAGTCTTCCGGCGGTATCGGTTCGCTGGATGATATCGCCGCGCTGCGCGTCAGCGGTGCACAAGGCGTGATCGTCGGTCGTGCACTGCTGGAAGATAAATTTACGGTTTCGGAGGCTATTGCATGCTGGCAAAACGGATAATTCCCTGTCTCGACGTACGTGATGGACAGGTGGTGAAAGGGGTTCAGTTCCGTAACCATGAAATCATCGGTGACATCGTGCCGCTGGCGCAACGTTATGCGCAGGAAGGTGCTGATGAGCTGGTGTTCTACGATATCACTGCCTCTTCGGATGGACGCGTGGTGGACAAAAGCTGGGTGTCACGCGTGGCGGAAGTGATTGATATTCCGTTCTGCGTGGCTGGCGGGATCAAAAGTGCCGAAGATGCCGCGCGCATTTTGCAGTTTGGTGCCGATAAAATCTCCATCAACTCTCCGGCATTGGCTGACCCTTCTCTGATCATTCGCCTCGCCGATCGCTTTGGCGTGCAGTGTATTGTGGTCGGCATCGACACCTGGTTCGACGAGGCTACCGGCAAATATCACGTCAATCAGTACACCGGTGATGAGTCCCGTACCCGTGTGACCCAGTGGGAAACGCTGGACTGGGTGCAGGAAGTGCAGAAGCTGGGCGCAGGTGAAATCGTCCTGAATATGATGAACCAGGACGGCGTGCGTAACGGCTACGATTTGGTACAGCTGAAGAAAGTGCGGGATGTCTGTAAGGTGCCGTTGATTGCTTCCGGTGGCGCAGGCACCATGGCACACTTCCTCGAAGCCTTTGAACAGGCTAACGTCGATGGCGCGCTGGCGGCTTCGGTGTTTCATAAACAGATTATTAATATCGGTGAGCTGAAAAGCTTCCTGATTGACAACGGTGTGGAGATTCGCGCGTGTTAACTGCAGAACAACTGGCCAACCTGGATTGGGTCAAAACCGCGGGCATGATGCCCGCTATCGTCCAGCATAGCGTCTCTGGCGAAGTGCTGATGCACGGTTATATGAATGAAGAAGCATTGCAGAAAACCCTCGCGGACGGCAATGTCACCTTTTTCTCGCGCACCAAAAATCGGCTGTGGACCAAAGGCGAAACCTCGGGCCATTTCCTGAAAGTGGTCAGCATTACGCCGGACTGCGACAACGACACGCTGCTGGTTCTGGCAAACCCGATTGGCCCCACTTGCCATCTCGGCACATCGAGCTGCTTCTCCCCGGCAGCACCAGACTGGACTTTCCTGTATCAGCTGGAGCAACTGCTGGCCGAACGTAAAAGCGCCGATCCCGCCAGTTCTTATACTGCCAAGCTGTATGCCAGCGGCACCAAGCGCATCGCGCAGAAAGTGGGTGAAGAAGGCGTTGAAACCGCCCTCGCCGCCACCGTTAACGATCGCTTTGAACTGACCAATGAAGCGTCAGATTTGATCTACCATCTGCTGGTATTGTTGCAGGATCAGGACCTTAATCTGAGCGCCATCATCAATAACCTGCGTGCACGCCATAAATAACCAATTGTGCACTATGCTGCTCAAAATCGTCGCTAATGGCGAATTTTGAGCAGCATGCTTCTCAAAAATAACAAATCCAGCTAAAATTGAGCAATATACTGCTCAAGTAAGGTCTGGTATGTTAACTCTCCAATTATACATTGATGGTCTCTGGCAGGATGCCGCTCTGCTGGACGTGAAAGAGCCGCGCAAAGGCCGGGAGAGTGCCGCTTTGCTCGCTTATGACTTCGACTACGCTTCACAGTATCTTGATCGTAATGACCTCGCCAGCTGCAGTCTGAATAATGCAGTGATGCTGATTGGTAGCCACTTTTCCCAGCCATGGTTTGGTTTTATTGACGATATCATGCCAGCAGGTGCCAGCCGACGTTACTGGATAGCGCAACTGGGTTTGCAATCTAAATCTCCTGCAGAACAAGACTACGCATTACTGAAAGCGGGCACCATTGCGCCAATTGGTAATCTGAGAGTCAAAGAATCTTTGCCTCAACTCCCTGAGGAAAGTCAGTTGAAAACCCGTCGCTTTCCAGCGGAATGGGCAATTGAACGTGATACGGATTTCCTCGAATACGCACAGCAGATGGGTGCCGCCAGTGGGGGAGCAACCGGGGCGGGAGGTGAAGCACCAAAATTACTGTTGCGGCGAACAGAAAACAGCGAAGTCTGGATCGACACCTGGCAAGATGATTTACACATTCAGGATACGCATTATCTGGTGAAGTATCCGCGCGGTTCTCGCAGTGAGATAGATTGCGATATTCTGCGCGCTGAATACCATTTCTATCATGAGATACATTCCCTCGGTATAAACACTATCAGCACCCGCAAAATGCTGTTGTGTGAAGGTGAGCGCTATCCATCCTTGTGGCTTCCACGCTTTGATGTGGACTTTGTTGCAGGAAAAAAAGTGTTGTTCGGCCTTGAGTCAGTCTATTCCATTATGGAAAAGTCCCCTGGCAGCTATCTGAATCATTTTGACGTGATTCGCACATTGATTGAAAAGCTGCAGCTCACTGGTAGAGAACGTAAGCGCCTGGTTATTGAATGGGTGCAACGCGACATGCTCAACATTGCTTTCGGCAATTCTGATAATCATGGGCGTAACAGCGCGATTATAAAGAAACCAGACGGCATGTGGCTGGCCCCGGTATATGATTTTGCGCCGATGAAAGCCGATCCGGAAGGTGTGGTCCGTACTACCCAATGGGGATCGCCTTATGAAGAAGGGGGTCACTTTCAATGGCATTTGATTGCCGCACAGCTGGACGAATTAATACCGCAACATGAACTTCTGCAGGCAATGAAAATGCTGGCTGAGAGTTTACGCGGACTGAAAACACGGCTGGCTGCACGCGGTGTGCCTGCTTCAATCCTGGAAATGCCGGGGATTGGTTTTAATTTTCTTGATCAACGCATTGCTGGATGGCAACTATGAAAAAAAACATTTCACCATTCGAACGTGAGGCCATGCTACTTGATCTGTTGCAGAAATTTATCGAGGAGCAGATGACGCAGGGAGAATTATTGATGCAACTGCGCAAGAAAGTCCTTGGTTTCTCGCAGGAACGCTATGCCGCTCTGGCTGGCATCAGTCGCCGTACACTCTCAGATGTTGAGCTGAATAAAGAGAGCATCACTCTCACCACATTAAGCCGCGCATTTAAGCCATTAGGGTTAAAAGTCGGTGTTTTGCCGCGCCAGCCTCATATGATGCAGACCCTTCTCACCCACCTTGTTCGTCACGGAGACAACCATGACCACCCATGAAAAATTGCTGGCTCTGCTCGATCAACATCATGCGCGTTATAACGTGATGACGCATGAAGCCACCGGCAAATGTGAGGCTGTGGCGGCGATTCGCGGCACGGAAGTCGGCCAGGGTGCGAAAGCGCTGGTGTGTCATGTAAAAGGTAACGGCATCAAACAGCATGTCCTGGCGGTGCTGCCCGCCGATCAACAGGCAGATCTCAGCAAAGTGGCAGAAGCTGTAGGCGGACGACGCGCCTCACTCGCCAGCCCGGCCGAGGTCGATGCGCTAACGGGTTGCGTTTTTGGTGCCATTCCCCCGTTCAGTTTCCATCCGGATTTGTTGCTGGTGGTTGATCCGCTGCTATTCGAGCGCTATGACGAGATCGCCTTTAATGCTGGGCTGCTGGAAAAATCCGTGGTGTTAAAAACCGCCGACTATCGTGCTATTTGCGGTGGGAATGTGGCGCGTTTAACGGCTTAAGCCGCACGCGCCACGGATATCAGAGGTGGTGAAGCTTTGGTCGTATGGCACACAATGCCAGGGCGCTGACAAACATCATCGATGTCGGTGAGTAGATCAGCACCGAGTCCGTCATTCCCATGATGAAAAGTGTCGCAACTGGCATGGACACCCCCATCAGGGCGCTGCGTTTAAACCACACCCACAGAGCAACCGCATAGAAAAATACCAGCGCCGCCAGTCCGGCCATGCCCTGCAAAGTGGCAATTTCAAGAAATTCATTGTGCATGTTGTACTGCACGTTTTTGTAGCCTTCAGTATTACCGGGATGAACACGCGCTATAAAGGCTCTGGCAGTCACGGTACGCTCATCAGGAGATGAATAACCCAGATGTTGCGGCAGGAAATGCAGACCACTATCCCAGATGGCAACGCGCGCCCCGAGCGAGGTCGAGCTATCGGAATCGTAGTTCTCAAGGTTATTGATGCCCTGGAGCCAGCGCTCACCCGTCAGTGCCGCCAGCGCAACCACAATAACTAACGCGATTAAGCGATTCCGTTTTGGCTGCAAAATCTTTAATAAGCCGTAAAAACGACTTATCTGGCACAACGTAATAAAGAAAAAGGCCAGTTGAGTGACCCGCGTTCCGGTGAGGAGCACCAGACTTAGCGTCATAGCAATCAAAGCAATATCCAGTATCTGCCACCTGAGACCCGCCTCTTTAACTGACAGCCACAAGTAAGTGCAATAAAGGAACATCACCATGTAAGAAGAGCTGGACGCGACATTTGCCGTAAGCCTGATACGATCGCCCGTTAGCAGATGCTCATGCACCCCCATCACCAGCGCCACAGCAGCACCAACCCAGAGAATCGCTTTACACCAGTTAATACTGACTTCAGCAATTTCCTTGTTATAGACGCTGATCACTAAAACAATAAAAGCGCCAAGTATCAACCGCTTACCACCAAGCTGGTAGTTACTTATGGTATTTATCGTGGTTAACGTAAAGTCAGCATAGTGTTTGTTGACATAATACGCCCAGCTGATTTGGACCAAACCCAGGGCAAAAACCGCGATAAACAGCAGCAAGGCGTACTTATTGAGCCTTTTACGATTAACCGGAGTGGCCAGGGTATAAACAACCAAAAACAGCGCCAGGTAGGAGGCAAAATAGAATATTTTTTGCGCATAGCCGTAAGTGGAAAGGCTGCTCGCCAGTGAACCGCATAATAAAAGTGAGATGATGGTCACAATCATCGCAACCCATTTGGCAGGTGCGACGAAGGGAAGAGAGTTATTCAATGTGGGTGTCCTGAACAATGATACGTTCCAGTCTTTCCATGTAATTTGCCTCGTAAAATACCGCGAGGCTTTGTTTGATTTCCTGCGCATCGGGCAACGCCCTGCCATCCGCAATTCCCTGCAATATTTCAGCCAGTTGCCCAACCTGATTCACAGGATAAAGCAAGCCATTGACGTCTGGGTAAATTATCTCCGATGGACCACTGATGCAATCGGAAGAGACGCAAAAAATACCACGAGCCATCGCCTCCAGCAGTATCAACGGGAAGCCTTCATGATTCGAGGTGAGTACCAGGCTGGTCACTTCTTTGATATGTGTTTCAATATACTTCCAGGCGTTAGGTTGCCAGCCATGCCATTGCAGGTTAGCGGCAATCCCCAACTGCTGCGCATAGTCTTCACAACGCTCCCGATCGTAGCCATCACCCACAATATCCAGCGTCCAGTTGCCCTGTACCTGCTGCAATGCATCGAACAAATCCTTCAGCTGTTTCTGATCTTCAAAGTGCACTCGCCCAACATACAAAAAGCGCGTGTGAGCAGGGCGCGCGATCACCAATGGCACCGCTTTTACCGGGTTAAACACCACATGAATACTGTCAGGTTTGGCTCCCAACTCAATCAGCTGAGATTTGATTTCCGCGCTGATAGCCAGATGGGCATCAGCCATTAACAAATAATGTGGGCGGTAGCGATTTTTCGGCGGCAGGTGCATCCAGGAATACAATGTTGCCTTGCATCCTGAAAGATGCAGCGCCTTACGCGCCAGCATACAGGGGATGGTATTGAGGGCAATAACCACGTCAGGTTTGTGCTGACGCATAAAGCGCGCCAGACGGAGAATATGCACAAAGCGGGCAATTTTAGGATTACGGGTCACGCTGCTGCTCTGGCCCCAGACCAGCCCGTCTAACCAACGTTCTGAAGCGATTTCCAGCCGGGAATCCAGCAGGAACAAGCCCGCACTGAACGCGTTATCACTATTGATTAAATTTATGACCTGCCGGGTGACGTTTTCCATTCCGCCATGACCATGCAGCGTTTCGCTTACGAAGAGAATTTTTTTATGGTTTGCGTCATGCATTTTTTATCTCATTGAAGTAGGTCACAAGCGCCTTAGCCCGAAATTCCGCGCATTTCTGACCGCTTTCTTCGCACTATCCCTGGTCATCACAATGAGCATAGATAAAGACTCACTGGAGAGGTGGCCTTTCTACCATTTTTGTACTACCCAGGCAACCTGCCTGACGCCAGGAATTAACTGGATTGATATCCGTCAAATTCTGGCCGACACATTTCCTGCAAAATTATAACGATATTAAGGTGTTGCCTCATTTGATTTGCCGCGCACAGCAGGGTAATCTGCTGGGTTCCACATCACGACAAAAGAAGACCGATTTTATGGCAAGTACACGTTTTTCCGTCCGTTTGCGTCAGACGCTGGCGCTGGCATTACTGGCAGGTTGTGCGTTTGGTGCTCAGGCAAAAATTGATCAGGTGCGTTTCGCCGTTGATCCAACCTACCCTCCTTTCGAATCTAAAACGCCGCAGGGCAAACTGGTCGGTTTTGATATCGATCTGGGTAACGCTCTGTGCGAGCAGATGAAAACCAAATGTGTCTGGGTAGAAAGCGAATTTGACGGCATGATCCCAGCGCTGAAAGCACGCAAATTTGATGCCATTTTGTCTGATATGGGCGTGACGGAAGAACGCCTGAAACAGATCGATTTCACCATGCCACTGTACGACACCAAAACACAGTTGATCGCGCGTAAAGGCTCTGGCCTACTGCCAACGGCTGAATCGCTGAAAGGCAAAACCGTGGGTGTGGAACAGGGTACCGTTCAGGAGCGCTATGCTCGCGCCAAATGGCAGCCCAATGGCGTGAACGTGGTGCCTTATGGTGACCAGGCTCAGGTTGAGAACGACCTGGTTTCTGGCCGTCTTGATGCGGTGTTTACCGATGCCGCACAGGCCGCCATCGGCTTCCTCAAACAACCGCAAGGCAAAGACTTTGAGCTGGCGGGACCGACAGTAGAGGACCCGATTATCGGACCGGGAACGGCAATTGGCCTGCGTAAAGGTGATACCGAGCTGAAAACCGCGCTGGATAATGCCTTCAACGAGATCAAAAAGAACGGCACCTTCGACAAAATCCAGAAGAAATACTTCGCGACAGATATCTCCATTCAGCAGTAAACCCAGGGCGGCTATTGCCGCCCTTCTTTTCAATCACACTATAATAATTGCCATTCGGACAACTTTTGCCGGTGTGAATCACCCTGCACCGCGGCGAACAACAGGACATCATCAACGTCATGCAACAACAACATCATCCTCTGCTCAGCGCGTCGCTGGGAACACAGCGCGAAATCTTTAGCTTCCACTTCAGTGGCGATGGACATAAACGTGTGTATATTCAGGCCGCACTACATGGTGATGAGCTACCCGGCATGGCGGTGGCATGGTATCTGAAGCAGAAGTTGCTGGCGCTTGAGTCTGCCGGACAGCTCAAAGCCTCGTTCACGCTGGTGCCCGTCGCCAATCCATTGGCGCTGGGGCAACACTGGCATGGTACACATCTGGGGCGCTTTCATACCCTCTCAGGCCAGGATTTCAATCGCCGCTTCCCGGCACTGGGGGAAACGCTGGTCGATGAACTGGCTGGAACGCTGACCCACAGCGAATATGAAAACAAGCGGCTGATTCGTGATGCTATCGACCGCCACTACCGCGACAAGATCGCCAAAACCGAACTGGATGCACAACGTTTCACGCTGATGCGCATGGCCAGCCAGGCGGATTTGATGATCGACCTGCACTGTGACTGGGATGCCCTGCCACATTTGTACACCACACCTCACGCCTGGCCTGATATTGAGCCGCTGGCTCGCTGGCTGGGAAGTGAAGTCCAGCTTCTGGCGCAAATTTCCGGTGGTGAACCATTTGATGAGGCCTGCTGCGAACCCTGGTTAACGCTGGCGGAACGTTTTGGCGACGAGTATCCCATGCCACGTGGCTTGCTGCCGGTGACACTGGAACTTCGTGGTGTGGCGGATGTTGCCGCCGATCAGGCGGAGAAAGATGCCGACGCCATTATCAATGCGTTGATTGAGGGTGAGTATATTGCCGGAGAGGTAAAAACTTCCCCTGCCCTGATTAACCCCGCGACACCATTAGCCGGGTGCGAGTATATTTTTGCACCGCATTCCGGCCTGATTCTTAATCGTCGTAAGCTCGGTGAAAAGATAAAAGCGGGTGAAGTGGTGGCAGAGATTGTTGATCCCATCACTGATCAGGTCACACCGTTGGTGGCGGAATTTGGTGGTGTGCTGTATGCACGTAATCTGATGAAGTTCGCGACAGCGGGCATGCTGGTGGTAAGACTGGCGGGGGAAAGTGCGGGTCGGGAAGGTGATTTGCTGGTGGGTTAAAAAATAAGGCTTCCCGAGGGAAGCCTTATCGCTATCAGTCCATCCACTCGGTATGGAACACACCGTCTTTATCGATACGCTTGTAAGTATGCGCACCAAAATAGTCACGCTGAGCCTGAATCAGGTTAGCTGGCAGAACTTCTGAACGATAGCTATCATAGTAGGCAATCGCTGCAGAGAAGGTCGGAGTCGGGATACCGTTCTGTACCGCATAAGCGACGACGTCACGCAGTGCCTGCTGATATTCGTCAGCAATGTTCTTGAAGTACGGAGCCAGCAGCAGGTTCGCAAT
This genomic stretch from Pantoea cypripedii harbors:
- the hisA gene encoding 1-(5-phosphoribosyl)-5-[(5-phosphoribosylamino)methylideneamino]imidazole-4-carboxamide isomerase — its product is MIIPALDLIDGKVVRLHQGDYGQQRDYGSDPLPRLQDYERQGAQVLHLVDLTGAKDPAKRQIPLLQTLLRGVSVPVQVGGGIRNREDVAALLAAGASRVVVGSTAVKQPEEVKSWFREFGADAIVLALDVRIDADNRKEVAISGWQEAAGVTLEEVIGWFQPVGLKHVLCTDISRDGTLSGSNVALYQEVSAAFPDIAFQSSGGIGSLDDIAALRVSGAQGVIVGRALLEDKFTVSEAIACWQNG
- the hisF gene encoding imidazole glycerol phosphate synthase subunit HisF, whose protein sequence is MLAKRIIPCLDVRDGQVVKGVQFRNHEIIGDIVPLAQRYAQEGADELVFYDITASSDGRVVDKSWVSRVAEVIDIPFCVAGGIKSAEDAARILQFGADKISINSPALADPSLIIRLADRFGVQCIVVGIDTWFDEATGKYHVNQYTGDESRTRVTQWETLDWVQEVQKLGAGEIVLNMMNQDGVRNGYDLVQLKKVRDVCKVPLIASGGAGTMAHFLEAFEQANVDGALAASVFHKQIINIGELKSFLIDNGVEIRAC
- the hisIE gene encoding bifunctional phosphoribosyl-AMP cyclohydrolase/phosphoribosyl-ATP diphosphatase HisIE, with product MLTAEQLANLDWVKTAGMMPAIVQHSVSGEVLMHGYMNEEALQKTLADGNVTFFSRTKNRLWTKGETSGHFLKVVSITPDCDNDTLLVLANPIGPTCHLGTSSCFSPAAPDWTFLYQLEQLLAERKSADPASSYTAKLYASGTKRIAQKVGEEGVETALAATVNDRFELTNEASDLIYHLLVLLQDQDLNLSAIINNLRARHK
- a CDS encoding type II toxin-antitoxin system HipA family toxin, with amino-acid sequence MLTLQLYIDGLWQDAALLDVKEPRKGRESAALLAYDFDYASQYLDRNDLASCSLNNAVMLIGSHFSQPWFGFIDDIMPAGASRRYWIAQLGLQSKSPAEQDYALLKAGTIAPIGNLRVKESLPQLPEESQLKTRRFPAEWAIERDTDFLEYAQQMGAASGGATGAGGEAPKLLLRRTENSEVWIDTWQDDLHIQDTHYLVKYPRGSRSEIDCDILRAEYHFYHEIHSLGINTISTRKMLLCEGERYPSLWLPRFDVDFVAGKKVLFGLESVYSIMEKSPGSYLNHFDVIRTLIEKLQLTGRERKRLVIEWVQRDMLNIAFGNSDNHGRNSAIIKKPDGMWLAPVYDFAPMKADPEGVVRTTQWGSPYEEGGHFQWHLIAAQLDELIPQHELLQAMKMLAESLRGLKTRLAARGVPASILEMPGIGFNFLDQRIAGWQL
- a CDS encoding helix-turn-helix domain-containing protein; translation: MKKNISPFEREAMLLDLLQKFIEEQMTQGELLMQLRKKVLGFSQERYAALAGISRRTLSDVELNKESITLTTLSRAFKPLGLKVGVLPRQPHMMQTLLTHLVRHGDNHDHP
- a CDS encoding YbaK/EbsC family protein, encoding MTTHEKLLALLDQHHARYNVMTHEATGKCEAVAAIRGTEVGQGAKALVCHVKGNGIKQHVLAVLPADQQADLSKVAEAVGGRRASLASPAEVDALTGCVFGAIPPFSFHPDLLLVVDPLLFERYDEIAFNAGLLEKSVVLKTADYRAICGGNVARLTA
- a CDS encoding O-antigen ligase family protein, translated to MNNSLPFVAPAKWVAMIVTIISLLLCGSLASSLSTYGYAQKIFYFASYLALFLVVYTLATPVNRKRLNKYALLLFIAVFALGLVQISWAYYVNKHYADFTLTTINTISNYQLGGKRLILGAFIVLVISVYNKEIAEVSINWCKAILWVGAAVALVMGVHEHLLTGDRIRLTANVASSSSYMVMFLYCTYLWLSVKEAGLRWQILDIALIAMTLSLVLLTGTRVTQLAFFFITLCQISRFYGLLKILQPKRNRLIALVIVVALAALTGERWLQGINNLENYDSDSSTSLGARVAIWDSGLHFLPQHLGYSSPDERTVTARAFIARVHPGNTEGYKNVQYNMHNEFLEIATLQGMAGLAALVFFYAVALWVWFKRSALMGVSMPVATLFIMGMTDSVLIYSPTSMMFVSALALCAIRPKLHHL
- a CDS encoding glycosyltransferase; the protein is MHDANHKKILFVSETLHGHGGMENVTRQVINLINSDNAFSAGLFLLDSRLEIASERWLDGLVWGQSSSVTRNPKIARFVHILRLARFMRQHKPDVVIALNTIPCMLARKALHLSGCKATLYSWMHLPPKNRYRPHYLLMADAHLAISAEIKSQLIELGAKPDSIHVVFNPVKAVPLVIARPAHTRFLYVGRVHFEDQKQLKDLFDALQQVQGNWTLDIVGDGYDRERCEDYAQQLGIAANLQWHGWQPNAWKYIETHIKEVTSLVLTSNHEGFPLILLEAMARGIFCVSSDCISGPSEIIYPDVNGLLYPVNQVGQLAEILQGIADGRALPDAQEIKQSLAVFYEANYMERLERIIVQDTHIE
- a CDS encoding ABC transporter substrate-binding protein produces the protein MASTRFSVRLRQTLALALLAGCAFGAQAKIDQVRFAVDPTYPPFESKTPQGKLVGFDIDLGNALCEQMKTKCVWVESEFDGMIPALKARKFDAILSDMGVTEERLKQIDFTMPLYDTKTQLIARKGSGLLPTAESLKGKTVGVEQGTVQERYARAKWQPNGVNVVPYGDQAQVENDLVSGRLDAVFTDAAQAAIGFLKQPQGKDFELAGPTVEDPIIGPGTAIGLRKGDTELKTALDNAFNEIKKNGTFDKIQKKYFATDISIQQ
- a CDS encoding succinylglutamate desuccinylase/aspartoacylase family protein produces the protein MQQQHHPLLSASLGTQREIFSFHFSGDGHKRVYIQAALHGDELPGMAVAWYLKQKLLALESAGQLKASFTLVPVANPLALGQHWHGTHLGRFHTLSGQDFNRRFPALGETLVDELAGTLTHSEYENKRLIRDAIDRHYRDKIAKTELDAQRFTLMRMASQADLMIDLHCDWDALPHLYTTPHAWPDIEPLARWLGSEVQLLAQISGGEPFDEACCEPWLTLAERFGDEYPMPRGLLPVTLELRGVADVAADQAEKDADAIINALIEGEYIAGEVKTSPALINPATPLAGCEYIFAPHSGLILNRRKLGEKIKAGEVVAEIVDPITDQVTPLVAEFGGVLYARNLMKFATAGMLVVRLAGESAGREGDLLVG